A stretch of Candidatus Neomarinimicrobiota bacterium DNA encodes these proteins:
- a CDS encoding TolC family protein translates to MNRTILNCFLFLLSITIGFSQTYSLDDAIEIALKNKEVLKTSAMDVHSAEQDVKGSYSGILPSIRFSGGVSESQFPPQTGGYNSETGELTLGTISRQTSASSTISLSQNVYDGGVWWNTIRQAKNSFRIAEEFDRQIKTNIIRNVHTSYFNYLKASQLLDVARSNLMSSQQQLALAKQKYELGAEKKTDLLKAEVRFGQARVDVINNDANLQNAYRTLKNEMGLNGKEQDFFVEEIEIPMDSIPDYETGFELIQNFNPSVKAKQYQITGAELSVKLSKGSRLPSINANATYSGSADNFGDALSNNFNDQNRFNVGLSISIPLFSGNSINTQIQKSKIAVNKQESEYLTQLQDLSVQLSSVLDQLNNYQEIIPINETVLESAEEDLKLAQMKYTQGSTIILEVLDAQTSVVRARSSLISSKYDAYITQANLKALLGTLNDKQ, encoded by the coding sequence ATGAATAGAACTATTCTAAATTGTTTTTTATTTCTGTTATCGATAACGATTGGATTCAGCCAAACGTATTCTCTAGACGATGCAATTGAAATAGCTCTTAAAAATAAAGAAGTATTAAAAACATCTGCCATGGATGTACACTCAGCCGAACAAGATGTAAAAGGATCGTATAGCGGCATTTTGCCATCCATCCGCTTTTCGGGGGGCGTGAGCGAATCCCAATTCCCTCCACAAACCGGCGGATATAATTCTGAAACCGGAGAATTGACCTTGGGTACCATAAGCCGTCAAACTAGCGCTTCTTCTACCATTTCTCTATCTCAAAATGTATATGACGGAGGTGTATGGTGGAACACAATTCGTCAGGCAAAAAACAGTTTTCGTATTGCTGAAGAATTTGACCGTCAGATAAAAACCAATATTATACGAAATGTACATACCTCCTATTTTAATTATTTAAAAGCTTCTCAGCTGTTAGATGTAGCAAGGTCAAATCTTATGAGTTCGCAACAACAGTTAGCATTGGCAAAACAAAAATATGAGCTGGGAGCTGAGAAAAAAACAGATCTATTAAAAGCAGAAGTTCGATTTGGCCAAGCCAGAGTGGATGTAATCAATAATGATGCTAATCTTCAAAATGCATATCGTACATTGAAAAATGAAATGGGACTCAACGGGAAAGAACAAGACTTTTTTGTAGAAGAAATTGAAATTCCGATGGATAGTATTCCTGATTATGAAACCGGATTTGAGCTTATTCAAAATTTCAACCCGAGTGTCAAAGCTAAGCAGTATCAAATTACCGGTGCGGAACTGAGTGTAAAACTTTCAAAAGGTTCTCGGCTACCTTCAATTAATGCCAATGCTACATACTCGGGAAGTGCCGATAATTTCGGAGATGCACTTTCCAATAACTTTAACGATCAAAACCGTTTCAATGTCGGTCTATCAATTTCCATTCCTCTTTTTTCCGGGAATAGTATTAACACTCAAATTCAAAAATCAAAAATTGCTGTTAATAAACAAGAATCTGAATATTTAACACAGCTTCAAGATTTATCGGTCCAACTTAGCAGTGTTTTGGATCAACTGAATAATTATCAAGAAATTATCCCAATCAACGAAACGGTACTTGAATCTGCCGAAGAAGATTTGAAACTTGCTCAAATGAAGTACACGCAAGGATCCACCATCATTTTAGAGGTTTTGGATGCGCAGACATCTGTGGTGCGAGCAAGATCATCCCTAATTAGCTCAAAATATGACGCATATATCACACAAGCGAATTTGAAAGCTCTTTTGGGTACACTTAACGATAAACAATAA